A DNA window from Xyrauchen texanus isolate HMW12.3.18 chromosome 6, RBS_HiC_50CHRs, whole genome shotgun sequence contains the following coding sequences:
- the LOC127645269 gene encoding alpha-tocopherol transfer protein-like, with product MKCEEAENIDELNNMPVDSIRIEPYLSKLKLKAEAEKSIRFLDSSKTFLIRFLRARDFDVELALKLLINYHKWRQECPEITADLRPSSVRGLLQNNYHGVLTSRDDAGSQVLIYRVGQWNPKEFTAYEVFRVSLITSELIVQERETQRNGLKVIFDLQDWCFAHALQIKPSLAKKLSSILTDSFPLKVRGIHLINEPIFFSPVFAMIRPFLQDKIKQRVHMHGSSYAQSLCDYFPKAILPPQYGGTGPSIDEVCQEWTEFIMQSEDYLHKLSTVLGRGDPSQLSAHE from the exons ATGAAGTGTGAAGAGGCTGAAAACATTGACGAATTAAATAATATGCCTGTTGATTCTATACGGATCGAACCATATTTATCGAAGCTGAAACTAAAAGCAGAGGCAGAAAAAAGCATTCGATTCTTGGATTCGTCAAAAACCTTTTTGATAAGGTTTTTGCGAGCCAGAGACTTTGATGTTGAACTGGCGCTCAAG CTGTTAATTAACTATCATAAATGGAGACAAGAATGTCCAGAAATAACTGCTGATCTGCGTCCATCATCCGTCAGAGGACTGCTCCAAAACAATTACCATGGAGTTTTGACATCACGAGATGATGCTGGAAGTCAAGTTTTAATCTATCGGGTTG GTCAGTGGAACCCCAAAGAATTCACTGCTTATGAGGTTTTTCGTGTGAGCCTCATTACATCTGAGCTTATCGTTCAAGAACGGGAAACTCAAAGAAATGGActcaaagtcatttttgatcttCAAGACTGGTGCTTTGCTCATGCTCTGCAGATAAAGCCTTCTTTGGCAAAAAAGTTATCATCTATACTTACG GACTCCTTTCCTTTGAAAGTACGAGGCATACATTTGATAAATGAGCCCATTTTTTTCAGTCCCGTCTTTGCCATGATCCGTCCATTTCTACaagacaaaatcaaacaaagg GTTCATATGCATGGAAGTTCATATGCCCAGAGTCTCTGTGATTATTTTCCGAAGGCTATCCTCCCACCTCAGTATGGAGGCACAGGACCCAGCATAGATGAAGTGTGCCAAGAGTGGACAGAGTTCATCATGCAATCTGAAGACTATCTCCATAAGCTCTCTACAGTCTTAGGCAGAGGAGATCCATCTCAGTTATCTGCCCATGAATGA